The proteins below come from a single Parazoarcus communis genomic window:
- a CDS encoding acyl-CoA dehydrogenase — MSNYTAPIRDMQFVMNELADFDGVAALPGNDEVSSDLVDAILEEANKFASGVLAPLNWSGDQEGASWNEGNVKTATGWKDAYRQFAESGWTALACDPEYGGQGLPKLLSTAVMEMWKSANMAFSLCPMLTTGAIESLMLRGSDEQKTMYLPKMVSGEWTGTMNLTEPQAGSDLAAVRTKAEPQGDGTYLISGQKIFITYGDHDMTDNIIHLVLARLPDAPEGVKGISLFVVPKFMVNADGSLGARNDVHCVSIEHKLGIHASPTCVLAFGDNGGAVGTLIGEANRGLEYMFIMMNEARFAVGMEGLALSERAYQHALQYAKDRIQGTEAGVRGGPKVSIIHHADVRRMLMSMKSQTEAMRALAYVVGAATDFAHHHGDQAVRAQKQAFVDLMIPVVKGWLTENSIEVASTGVQVHGGMGFIEETGAAQHLRDARITTIYEGTTAIQANDLIGRKIARENGVTIKALVAEMRQVEAQLDAADPALAAIRRSLSAGVTAVEEAVAYILSTYNEDIKAASVGSVPFLKLLGIVAGGWQMARAALVAKKKLAEQAGEAGFYTAKLATARFYADHVMAQAPGLAYAVVNGAAGALELPEELF, encoded by the coding sequence ATGAGTAACTACACCGCCCCGATTCGCGACATGCAGTTCGTGATGAATGAACTGGCCGACTTTGACGGCGTCGCAGCGTTACCCGGTAACGATGAGGTGTCGTCCGATCTTGTCGATGCAATTCTGGAAGAGGCGAACAAGTTTGCCAGCGGTGTGCTGGCACCGCTCAACTGGAGCGGCGACCAGGAAGGCGCGAGCTGGAACGAAGGTAATGTGAAGACGGCTACGGGCTGGAAGGACGCCTACCGCCAGTTTGCCGAGTCGGGTTGGACTGCACTCGCCTGTGACCCGGAGTATGGCGGTCAGGGTCTGCCCAAGCTGCTGTCTACAGCAGTCATGGAGATGTGGAAGTCGGCCAACATGGCTTTCTCGCTGTGCCCGATGCTGACCACCGGTGCGATCGAGTCACTGATGCTGCGCGGCAGCGACGAACAGAAAACGATGTACCTGCCGAAGATGGTGAGTGGCGAGTGGACCGGCACCATGAACCTGACCGAACCGCAGGCGGGCTCGGACCTTGCCGCGGTGCGCACCAAGGCAGAACCGCAGGGCGACGGCACCTACCTGATTTCGGGTCAGAAGATCTTCATCACCTACGGTGATCACGACATGACCGACAACATCATCCATCTGGTGCTGGCGCGTTTGCCGGATGCACCCGAAGGGGTGAAGGGCATTTCCCTGTTCGTCGTGCCGAAGTTCATGGTCAACGCCGATGGTAGCCTCGGTGCGCGCAACGACGTGCATTGCGTTTCCATCGAACACAAACTCGGCATTCATGCCAGCCCGACCTGCGTACTCGCATTCGGCGACAACGGTGGTGCCGTGGGCACCCTGATTGGCGAAGCCAATCGCGGCCTCGAGTACATGTTCATCATGATGAATGAGGCCCGTTTCGCAGTCGGCATGGAAGGCCTCGCTCTGTCCGAGCGTGCGTATCAGCACGCGCTGCAGTATGCGAAGGACCGTATCCAGGGCACGGAAGCAGGTGTTCGCGGCGGCCCGAAGGTCAGCATCATTCATCATGCCGACGTACGCCGGATGCTGATGTCGATGAAGAGCCAGACCGAAGCCATGCGAGCACTCGCATACGTGGTCGGCGCGGCGACCGACTTTGCCCATCATCACGGCGATCAGGCTGTACGTGCGCAGAAGCAGGCCTTCGTCGATCTGATGATTCCTGTCGTCAAGGGCTGGCTGACCGAGAATTCGATCGAAGTCGCCTCAACGGGCGTTCAGGTACATGGCGGCATGGGCTTCATCGAGGAAACCGGTGCGGCCCAGCATTTGCGGGATGCCCGGATTACCACGATTTACGAAGGTACGACTGCGATCCAGGCCAACGACCTGATCGGGCGCAAGATTGCCCGCGAGAACGGCGTGACCATCAAGGCTCTGGTTGCCGAGATGCGTCAAGTCGAAGCTCAGCTCGATGCCGCGGATCCGGCGTTGGCTGCTATTCGCCGCTCGCTGTCTGCGGGTGTCACGGCCGTGGAAGAGGCTGTTGCCTACATTCTTTCGACCTACAACGAAGACATCAAGGCAGCCTCGGTCGGTTCGGTCCCCTTCCTGAAACTGCTGGGTATCGTGGCGGGCGGTTGGCAGATGGCTCGTGCAGCACTCGTGGCGAAGAAGAAGCTCGCCGAGCAGGCCGGAGAAGCCGGTTTCTACACAGCAAAGCTGGCTACGGCCCGTTTCTACGCAGACCATGTCATGGCTCAGGCACCCGGCCTTGCGTATGCGGTTGTGAATGGTGCTGCTGGCGCGCTGGAACTGCCAGAAGAGCTGTTCTAA
- a CDS encoding septation protein A — protein sequence MKFLFDLLPVILFFAAYKFAGADPDASLALASSLLGDGIVATQAPILIATVVAIVSTFLQILIVWLKHRKVDRMLWVSLAIIVVFGGATLFFHNPTFIKWKPTALYWLFSGVLVFSALLLKRNLIRNMLEAQIQLPELVWSRLNLAWALFFVCMGVLNLYVAYNFSEEAWVNFKLFGGMGLMLAFVLGQGFYLSKHMQEDAS from the coding sequence ATGAAGTTTCTTTTCGACCTGCTGCCGGTCATCCTGTTCTTTGCAGCCTACAAATTTGCCGGAGCCGATCCCGACGCTTCGCTCGCACTCGCCTCGAGCCTGCTCGGGGATGGCATCGTGGCGACGCAGGCCCCCATTCTCATTGCCACCGTTGTCGCGATTGTTTCCACCTTTCTGCAGATTCTCATTGTCTGGTTGAAGCACCGCAAGGTTGACCGCATGCTGTGGGTCAGCCTGGCGATCATCGTGGTCTTCGGTGGTGCGACGCTGTTCTTCCACAATCCAACCTTCATCAAGTGGAAACCGACTGCGCTCTACTGGCTTTTCAGTGGCGTCCTTGTGTTTTCCGCCCTGCTGCTGAAGCGCAACCTCATCCGCAACATGCTGGAAGCCCAGATTCAGCTCCCCGAGTTGGTATGGTCGAGGCTTAACCTCGCCTGGGCACTCTTTTTCGTCTGCATGGGGGTACTCAATCTCTATGTCGCCTACAACTTCTCGGAAGAAGCCTGGGTCAATTTCAAGCTGTTCGGCGGGATGGGCCTGATGCTCGCCTTCGTGCTTGGGCAAGGCTTCTACCTTTCAAAGCATATGCAGGAGGATGCAAGCTGA
- a CDS encoding BolA family protein, protein MSVPDRIRAKLAAFEPSLIEVEDDSHLHAGHAGARSGGGHYNLHIVSDAFIGKNTVARHRMIYTALGEMMKGEIHALAIRAQTAEEAKQSN, encoded by the coding sequence GTGAGCGTTCCGGACCGCATCCGGGCCAAGCTCGCCGCCTTCGAGCCCTCACTGATCGAGGTGGAAGACGACAGCCATCTTCATGCAGGGCACGCCGGTGCAAGAAGCGGTGGAGGCCATTACAATCTGCATATCGTATCCGATGCATTTATCGGCAAGAATACCGTTGCGCGGCATCGAATGATCTATACCGCGCTCGGCGAAATGATGAAAGGCGAGATTCACGCACTTGCCATTCGTGCTCAAACGGCTGAAGAAGCCAAACAATCCAACTGA
- a CDS encoding acyl-CoA synthetase, producing MTERKASPYDQGMDKNAANYVPITPLTFIERSAYIYPDRVAVIHGQRRYTWSESFNRSRRLASALKQLGVGSQDTVAVVLNNTPEMFEAHFGVPGCGAVLNTINTRLDAEGVAFILNHGEAKVLITDREYSRMMKKAIELANRPDMIVIDVDDPEYTGPGERVGTIEYEALLATGSPEFDFEQPADEWDAISLNYTSGTTGNPKGVVYHHRGAYLNSMSNIVSWGMPPQSVYLWTLPMFHCNGWCFAWTMAANAGVNVCLRRVDPRLIFDAIREHKVTHYCGAPIVHSMLANAPEEWREGINHKVSGLVAAAPPPAAVIEGMAKIGFDVTHVYGLTETYGPAAVCAKHDEWAELSLAEQVVKNGRQGVRYHAQEGITVLDPETMEPVPWDNETMGEIMFRGNLVMKGYLKNEKASEESFRGGWYHTGDLAVMQPDGYVKIKDRSKDVIISGGENISSIEVEDALYRHPAVMAAAVVALPDEKWGEVPCAFVELRNGASATEDEIRAHCREHLAGFKVPKKVIFGELPKTSTGKIQKFVLREQARSSASFE from the coding sequence ATGACCGAGAGGAAAGCGTCGCCCTACGACCAGGGCATGGACAAGAATGCGGCAAACTATGTGCCGATCACGCCGCTCACCTTCATTGAGCGCAGCGCCTATATCTACCCTGATCGAGTGGCGGTCATCCACGGTCAGCGGCGTTATACCTGGTCCGAGAGTTTTAATCGCAGCCGCCGTCTCGCGTCCGCACTGAAGCAGCTCGGTGTTGGAAGTCAGGACACGGTGGCCGTGGTTCTGAACAACACGCCGGAGATGTTTGAGGCGCATTTTGGCGTGCCCGGGTGCGGCGCAGTGCTCAATACGATCAACACCCGGCTTGATGCAGAGGGTGTGGCCTTCATTCTCAATCATGGCGAGGCAAAGGTCCTCATCACTGACCGTGAATACTCACGCATGATGAAGAAAGCCATCGAGCTGGCGAACCGCCCCGACATGATCGTCATCGATGTGGACGACCCTGAATACACCGGTCCCGGGGAGCGTGTCGGCACCATCGAATACGAAGCCCTGCTGGCGACCGGCAGCCCGGAATTCGACTTCGAACAGCCTGCCGACGAATGGGATGCGATCTCGCTCAACTACACGTCGGGCACGACCGGCAACCCGAAAGGCGTGGTCTACCACCATCGCGGCGCCTATCTCAACTCGATGTCCAACATCGTCTCCTGGGGCATGCCGCCGCAATCGGTTTACCTGTGGACGCTACCGATGTTCCACTGCAACGGCTGGTGTTTCGCATGGACGATGGCTGCCAATGCCGGTGTCAATGTCTGCCTGCGCAGGGTCGATCCGCGTCTGATCTTTGACGCCATCCGCGAACACAAGGTCACCCATTATTGCGGCGCGCCGATTGTCCATTCCATGCTCGCCAATGCGCCCGAAGAATGGCGCGAAGGCATCAATCACAAGGTGTCGGGACTGGTGGCCGCAGCGCCGCCTCCGGCAGCGGTTATCGAGGGCATGGCAAAGATCGGCTTCGATGTTACCCACGTCTATGGCCTCACCGAAACCTACGGTCCCGCAGCCGTGTGTGCCAAGCACGATGAATGGGCCGAGCTTTCGCTGGCGGAACAGGTCGTGAAGAACGGGCGTCAGGGCGTGCGCTATCACGCGCAGGAAGGCATTACCGTTCTCGACCCGGAGACGATGGAACCGGTCCCATGGGACAACGAAACCATGGGCGAGATCATGTTCCGCGGCAATCTGGTCATGAAGGGCTACCTGAAGAACGAGAAGGCTTCCGAGGAGTCTTTCCGCGGCGGCTGGTATCACACCGGCGACCTCGCGGTCATGCAACCCGATGGCTACGTGAAGATCAAGGATCGGTCGAAGGACGTCATCATCTCCGGTGGCGAGAACATCTCCTCGATCGAAGTCGAGGATGCGCTGTACCGGCATCCTGCAGTGATGGCTGCTGCCGTTGTTGCGCTGCCGGACGAGAAGTGGGGCGAGGTGCCATGTGCCTTTGTCGAACTTCGGAACGGTGCATCCGCAACCGAGGACGAGATTCGCGCCCATTGTCGTGAACACCTGGCCGGCTTCAAGGTTCCGAAGAAGGTTATCTTCGGGGAACTGCCAAAGACGTCGACGGGCAAGATCCAGAAGTTCGTGCTGCGCGAGCAGGCGAGGTCGTCCGCGTCTTTCGAATGA
- a CDS encoding TatD family hydrolase, giving the protein MLIDTHIHLDASEFDGNREKVLIDARAAGVGAFVVPAVDRESFRRVAALASANRDIHPALGIHPLYTGEATQADLELLEYELGREKCVAVGEIGLDHFVEDVDREQQLLFFVAQLRIAQRYKLPVILHLRRAQDAVLKQLRLHAVCGGIAHAFNGSRQQADAFIKLGFKLGFGGAMSFEGSQRIRRLATELPLESIVLETDAPDMAPAWGQGLPNVPANIARYARILADLRGLPVEEVIRATSVNARAALPGLDVSSAAV; this is encoded by the coding sequence ATGCTGATCGATACGCACATCCATCTCGACGCCTCAGAGTTCGACGGCAATCGGGAGAAGGTGCTGATCGACGCAAGGGCCGCCGGCGTTGGCGCATTTGTCGTTCCTGCGGTGGATCGGGAGAGTTTCAGGCGCGTTGCGGCACTTGCGTCAGCAAACCGCGATATTCACCCGGCGCTGGGAATTCATCCCCTGTACACCGGTGAGGCGACCCAGGCTGATCTTGAACTGCTGGAATACGAGCTAGGTCGCGAAAAATGTGTTGCGGTCGGAGAAATCGGCCTCGATCATTTCGTCGAAGATGTCGATCGTGAGCAGCAACTGCTTTTCTTTGTTGCCCAGCTTCGTATTGCTCAGCGTTACAAGCTTCCGGTCATTCTGCACCTGCGCCGGGCGCAGGACGCAGTGCTGAAGCAGCTCCGCCTGCATGCGGTCTGCGGAGGAATCGCACATGCCTTCAACGGCAGCCGGCAGCAAGCGGATGCTTTCATCAAGCTCGGCTTCAAGCTCGGATTCGGCGGGGCGATGAGTTTTGAAGGCTCACAGCGCATCCGCCGTCTGGCGACCGAACTACCACTTGAGTCGATCGTGCTTGAAACCGATGCGCCCGACATGGCGCCAGCCTGGGGGCAGGGCCTCCCCAACGTCCCTGCCAATATTGCACGCTACGCACGGATTCTTGCCGACCTTCGGGGCTTGCCTGTCGAAGAAGTGATCCGTGCGACTAGTGTCAACGCGCGCGCAGCCCTGCCTGGGCTCGATGTGAGCAGTGCGGCGGTCTAA
- a CDS encoding enoyl-CoA hydratase, whose product MSAVPNQADEQMLLRRDEAGVTTLTLNRPMQFNSLSKAMLETLLTEIDAIAADKSVRVVVLAGEGKAFCAGHDLKEMRANHNLGFQQELFRLCGKFMVRLTEIPQPVIARIHGIATAAGCQLVSMCDLAVASDVAKFAVSGINVGLFCATPSVGLSRNMGRKEAFEMLVTGDFIDAHEAQRRGLVNRVVALDQLDDEVARLAAAIVAKSPVAVSMGKQMFYRQLEMGMDAAYQMAAETMACNMMTNDAAEGIDAFVGKRKPEWKGC is encoded by the coding sequence ATGAGCGCAGTTCCCAATCAAGCCGATGAACAGATGCTGCTTCGTCGAGACGAAGCGGGTGTGACAACGCTGACGCTGAATCGGCCGATGCAGTTCAATTCGCTGTCAAAGGCGATGCTCGAAACCCTGCTCACCGAGATCGATGCCATTGCTGCTGACAAGAGTGTCCGCGTGGTGGTGTTGGCTGGAGAGGGCAAGGCATTTTGCGCGGGGCACGATCTCAAGGAGATGCGGGCCAACCACAACCTGGGCTTCCAGCAGGAGCTCTTCCGCCTGTGCGGAAAGTTCATGGTGCGACTCACCGAGATTCCGCAGCCGGTCATCGCGCGCATTCACGGCATTGCAACGGCTGCCGGTTGTCAGTTGGTGTCGATGTGCGACCTCGCGGTGGCGTCCGATGTCGCCAAGTTTGCGGTTTCGGGCATCAATGTCGGTCTGTTCTGTGCCACCCCTAGTGTCGGGCTGTCGCGCAACATGGGGCGCAAAGAGGCCTTCGAGATGCTTGTCACGGGCGATTTCATCGATGCGCATGAGGCACAGCGACGCGGTCTGGTGAACCGCGTGGTCGCGCTCGACCAATTGGATGATGAGGTCGCAAGGCTCGCGGCAGCGATCGTTGCCAAGTCGCCGGTGGCAGTAAGCATGGGCAAGCAGATGTTTTACCGCCAACTCGAGATGGGCATGGATGCGGCCTATCAGATGGCGGCAGAAACCATGGCCTGCAACATGATGACGAACGATGCGGCCGAGGGCATAGACGCCTTCGTCGGCAAGCGCAAACCCGAATGGAAGGGGTGCTGA
- a CDS encoding energy-coupling factor ABC transporter permease, whose product MNLPASLFSTTWHWIAAALALLVLYQSVLKAPWKRLSQGTQLNLLLGFVIGLGLTWSLKAGVKPGLNLHMLGAMAVTLTLGPRLAIIALALTLSVITLNGSVEWQAWPINFMLMAALPVMIAHGIHRFVVRYLPAHFFVFIFVVGFAGSALTIMLQGVITSAAMVLSGAYPAMFLINEYLPYFLFLGFAEGWLSGALITVMVIYRPEWVVAFDDRRYLWNK is encoded by the coding sequence ATGAATCTTCCGGCTTCGTTGTTTTCGACAACGTGGCACTGGATTGCTGCTGCGCTTGCGCTACTGGTGCTGTATCAGAGTGTTCTGAAAGCACCGTGGAAAAGGCTCAGTCAGGGGACGCAACTCAATCTCCTGCTGGGCTTTGTGATCGGGCTGGGGCTGACCTGGAGTCTGAAGGCCGGGGTCAAGCCCGGGCTCAATCTGCACATGCTTGGTGCGATGGCGGTCACGCTGACACTCGGTCCGCGACTGGCGATCATTGCGCTTGCGCTCACCCTCAGCGTGATCACCCTCAATGGTTCCGTTGAGTGGCAGGCATGGCCCATCAACTTCATGCTGATGGCTGCATTGCCAGTGATGATTGCCCACGGCATTCATCGCTTTGTCGTGCGCTATCTGCCAGCGCATTTCTTCGTTTTCATTTTTGTTGTTGGCTTCGCTGGGTCGGCCCTGACGATCATGCTGCAGGGGGTAATCACCTCTGCGGCGATGGTGCTGTCAGGTGCTTACCCGGCGATGTTCCTGATCAATGAGTACCTGCCCTATTTTCTGTTTCTCGGCTTTGCCGAAGGCTGGCTGAGTGGCGCATTGATCACAGTCATGGTGATCTACCGACCCGAATGGGTAGTGGCATTCGATGACCGCCGCTACCTGTGGAACAAATAA
- a CDS encoding YciI family protein, producing the protein MLYVLMGEDVPNSLEKRKAARPEHLLRLEKLRDEGRLILVGPMPAIDSADPGPAGFVGSLVVAEFASQADAEAWLADDPYAKQGVFERTSVRPFIKVMP; encoded by the coding sequence ATGCTTTACGTTCTGATGGGTGAAGACGTACCGAATTCGCTGGAGAAGAGAAAGGCCGCGCGCCCCGAACATCTCCTGCGCCTTGAAAAGCTGCGTGACGAGGGTCGCCTGATTCTCGTCGGACCGATGCCCGCGATCGACTCGGCAGACCCTGGCCCTGCAGGGTTTGTCGGCAGCCTGGTCGTTGCCGAGTTCGCCTCGCAGGCCGATGCCGAAGCCTGGCTGGCCGATGACCCTTACGCCAAGCAGGGCGTGTTCGAACGGACTTCGGTTCGCCCGTTCATCAAGGTCATGCCGTGA
- a CDS encoding electron transfer flavoprotein subunit beta/FixA family protein: MKILVPVKRVVDYNVKVRVKADGSGVDIANVKMSMNPFDEIAVEEAVRLKEAGVATEVVVVSCGVTACQETVRAAMAIGADRGILVETDVELQPLAVAKLLKAVCDKEGPTLVICGKQAIDDDANQTGQMLAALNGWPQATFASKLTLADGKANVMREIDGGLETLAISLPAVVTTDLRLNEPRYATLPNIMKAKKKPLETVKPADLGVDVAPRLTTLKVSEPPKRSAGVRVADVAQLVEKLKNEAKVI, from the coding sequence TTGAAGATTCTGGTCCCGGTCAAACGCGTTGTTGATTACAACGTAAAGGTCCGCGTCAAGGCGGACGGTAGCGGTGTGGACATCGCCAACGTCAAGATGAGCATGAACCCGTTCGACGAGATCGCGGTTGAAGAGGCGGTGCGTCTGAAAGAAGCCGGCGTGGCCACCGAAGTGGTGGTGGTGTCGTGCGGCGTGACGGCATGTCAGGAAACAGTGCGCGCTGCGATGGCCATTGGTGCGGACCGCGGCATTCTGGTCGAGACCGATGTCGAGCTGCAGCCGCTGGCCGTGGCCAAGCTGCTCAAGGCCGTGTGCGACAAGGAAGGCCCGACGCTGGTGATCTGCGGCAAGCAGGCGATCGACGACGATGCCAACCAGACCGGTCAGATGCTGGCGGCGCTCAATGGCTGGCCGCAGGCCACGTTTGCCTCCAAGCTGACGCTGGCTGACGGCAAGGCCAACGTGATGCGGGAAATCGACGGCGGTCTGGAGACCCTGGCGATCTCGCTGCCGGCGGTGGTGACCACCGACCTGCGCCTGAACGAGCCGCGCTACGCCACGCTGCCCAACATCATGAAGGCCAAGAAGAAGCCGCTCGAGACGGTGAAGCCGGCCGACCTCGGCGTGGATGTGGCCCCGCGCCTCACCACGCTCAAGGTCTCCGAGCCGCCGAAGCGCAGCGCCGGTGTGCGCGTGGCCGACGTGGCCCAGCTGGTTGAGAAACTCAAGAACGAAGCGAAGGTGATCTGA
- a CDS encoding TetR/AcrR family transcriptional regulator, translated as MDKTPNKPRTQLDREAWVNAAIEVLAEEGIAGLRVEVLAKRLKVTKGSFYWHFQDRRDLLIAILGLWKDGRIRDIIKQTAAEPGKELAQIYHVIDVYSANRSRRGMMIELAVRDWARRDADAAAIVAEVDDVRLRCARDLFLACGVPMEEASSRCMLLYAYVFGVSLMSYEKFDSDVARLKHDIADLIARSCVGAAAST; from the coding sequence ATGGACAAAACCCCGAACAAACCAAGAACTCAGCTCGACCGCGAAGCGTGGGTCAATGCCGCCATCGAAGTCCTTGCCGAGGAAGGCATCGCCGGGCTACGGGTTGAAGTGCTGGCGAAACGCCTGAAAGTCACAAAGGGCAGTTTCTACTGGCATTTTCAGGACCGCCGCGACCTCCTGATTGCCATCCTTGGCCTGTGGAAGGACGGACGGATACGCGACATCATCAAGCAGACGGCCGCCGAACCCGGCAAGGAGCTCGCGCAGATCTACCACGTCATCGACGTCTATAGTGCGAACCGAAGCCGGCGGGGCATGATGATCGAACTCGCGGTGCGTGACTGGGCGCGCCGGGACGCAGACGCCGCAGCCATCGTCGCCGAAGTCGATGATGTTCGCCTGCGCTGCGCTCGCGACCTGTTCCTCGCCTGTGGCGTACCGATGGAAGAAGCGTCGAGCCGCTGCATGCTCCTCTACGCTTATGTGTTCGGTGTGTCCCTGATGAGCTACGAAAAGTTCGACAGCGATGTTGCGCGCCTGAAGCATGACATCGCCGATCTTATCGCCCGTTCGTGCGTGGGCGCGGCTGCTTCCACTTAG
- a CDS encoding electron transfer flavoprotein subunit alpha/FixB family protein has product MSILVIAEHDNQAIKAATLNTVTAAAALGSDVHVLVAGSACGAAAEAAAKIAGVAKVLVADAAHLEAQTAENVAELVKGLASGYSHILVPASSAGKNMLPRVAAQLDVAQISDIVAIEDADTFVRPIYAGNALATVKSADAIKLITVRTTAFEAAGEGGAAAIEAVTAPADLGLATLVSREIVKSARPELGAAKIIVSGGRGVGSGENYHAMLEPLADKLGAALGASRAAVDAGYVPNDYQVGQTGKIVAPQLYIAVGISGAIQHLAGMKDSKVIVAINKDPEAPIFQVADYGLVGDLFSVIPELTKALG; this is encoded by the coding sequence ATGTCCATTCTTGTAATTGCCGAACACGACAATCAGGCCATCAAGGCAGCCACCCTCAACACCGTCACCGCCGCCGCTGCGCTTGGCAGCGACGTGCACGTGCTGGTCGCCGGCAGTGCCTGCGGTGCAGCGGCCGAAGCCGCGGCGAAGATCGCGGGTGTGGCCAAGGTGCTGGTGGCCGACGCCGCCCACCTCGAAGCGCAGACCGCCGAGAACGTCGCCGAACTGGTGAAGGGTCTGGCCTCGGGCTACAGCCACATCCTGGTGCCGGCCAGCAGCGCGGGCAAGAACATGCTGCCGCGCGTGGCGGCACAGCTGGACGTGGCCCAGATCAGCGACATCGTCGCCATCGAAGATGCCGACACCTTCGTGCGCCCGATCTACGCCGGCAACGCGCTGGCCACGGTCAAGAGTGCGGACGCGATCAAGCTCATCACGGTACGCACCACCGCGTTTGAAGCGGCGGGCGAGGGCGGTGCTGCCGCCATCGAAGCCGTTACCGCGCCGGCCGACCTCGGACTGGCCACGCTGGTGAGCCGCGAGATCGTCAAGAGCGCCCGCCCCGAACTGGGCGCGGCCAAGATCATCGTCTCCGGTGGTCGCGGTGTGGGCAGCGGCGAGAACTACCACGCCATGCTCGAGCCGCTGGCCGACAAGCTCGGTGCCGCCCTCGGCGCCAGCCGTGCCGCGGTCGACGCCGGTTACGTGCCCAACGACTACCAGGTCGGTCAGACCGGCAAGATCGTCGCCCCGCAGCTCTACATCGCGGTGGGTATCTCGGGTGCGATCCAGCACCTGGCCGGGATGAAGGACTCCAAGGTGATCGTGGCGATCAACAAGGATCCGGAAGCGCCGATCTTCCAGGTTGCCGACTATGGTCTGGTGGGTGATCTGTTCAGCGTCATTCCCGAACTGACGAAGGCACTGGGCTAA
- a CDS encoding peptidylprolyl isomerase translates to MKTFPSRLAIALLAGFITQASFAADSLATVNGKAIPAARAEAMISEQRAQGAPDSPQLREAVREELVRREILGQEAVNKGLDKKGDVQAQMELARQAILIRAYLQDYVKNNAVSEADIKKEYDAVKGRMGDKEYKPRHVLLETEEQAKEVIAKLQAGTKIEDLAKDSRDPGSKERGGDLGWSNPGMFVAPFSEAMVKLSKGKFTTTPVKSDFGYHVIMLEDVRDLKAPPYEEVKPQIQQRLQQQKVEKHILDLRAKAKVQ, encoded by the coding sequence ATGAAAACTTTCCCGAGCCGTCTGGCTATCGCCCTCCTTGCGGGCTTCATCACACAGGCGAGCTTCGCGGCCGATTCCCTTGCTACGGTTAACGGCAAGGCCATTCCTGCCGCGCGTGCGGAAGCGATGATCAGCGAACAGCGCGCACAAGGCGCACCCGATAGCCCGCAGTTGCGTGAAGCGGTACGTGAAGAACTGGTTCGCCGTGAGATTCTCGGCCAGGAAGCGGTCAACAAGGGCCTCGACAAGAAGGGTGACGTACAGGCTCAGATGGAACTTGCACGTCAGGCAATCCTGATCCGCGCCTATCTGCAAGACTACGTCAAGAACAATGCCGTCTCGGAAGCCGACATCAAGAAGGAATACGATGCGGTCAAGGGACGTATGGGCGACAAGGAGTACAAGCCCCGCCACGTTCTGCTCGAGACCGAAGAGCAAGCGAAGGAAGTGATCGCGAAGCTTCAGGCAGGTACCAAGATCGAAGATCTGGCCAAGGACTCGCGCGATCCCGGCTCCAAGGAGCGTGGTGGCGATCTGGGCTGGAGCAATCCCGGCATGTTCGTCGCGCCTTTCTCCGAAGCCATGGTAAAACTGAGCAAGGGCAAATTCACGACCACCCCGGTGAAGAGCGATTTCGGCTATCACGTCATCATGCTTGAAGACGTGCGTGACCTTAAGGCGCCCCCCTACGAGGAGGTGAAGCCCCAGATTCAGCAGCGCCTGCAACAGCAGAAAGTCGAAAAGCACATCCTCGACCTGAGGGCCAAGGCCAAGGTTCAGTAA